A single Mustelus asterias chromosome 4, sMusAst1.hap1.1, whole genome shotgun sequence DNA region contains:
- the LOC144492413 gene encoding transforming growth factor beta activator LRRC32-like, whose translation MNSWLFLWFTAVPCLLTSSSGDSQTLITACQTKDHVVSCQYHNLSQVPDLPMAGTKTVDLSHNSIQMLTEESLLNFSSLQHLDVSYNQLKTIASGALAHLTSLRVLVLANNHLGRNFTSSDGAFSRLKELQVLNLSENYWDSDTVTVHLKNLSSLEVLHLSGNLLMKLTPDMFCELLLLKYIFLEKNYITEIAAGAFECLPNLVELNLAMNSLSCISNFNLPKLRVLNLSRNGIEFFITNENEEEYRLQVLDLSHNRLFHFPFLPRLHQIKHLNLSNNLMISVTPDLLNNSAEWDIRNRYEEFSVFSKTSNHSAHASLSEVIFLDLSNNVLLDISHGFLNKFSSLQHLNLSGNCFQNFSIENGDELNFLSSLDLSDNILDNLSVGADNQKLLSLRYLYLQNNSIRLLPSLLFKALPKIEKVNLANNNVKICNVANEIMGYDGQIQQTHNKNNTCVSFSGIPSLKYLNLDGNNITQLAPYTFYQTPLVYLDVSRNKYLEVPRQALAGLEQSLQYLSLRWNSIQTSKVTLTCLSHLQNLDLSHNQLEFLPDGIGCSPLQILDIRGNNLHVLQDLIIRNVSQTLKTLYLSGNYFNCCALTWLDALNSTNVEIPDMGKAECFYPKQNDSSTVQLLNDHSEECHAESITKVSPLLILISALAFLLVIGSVITLIVGECCRLCLNSGEESLETDTDPVQTKSERQLSLSVIKIQT comes from the coding sequence AATCGCTGCTAAATTTCAGTTCACTCCAGCACCTGGATGTCTCCTATAACCAACTGAAAACGATAGCATCAGGGGCTCTGGCACATCTGACTAGCCTGAGAGTGCTCGTTCTGGCAAACAATCACCTGGGCAGGAACTTTACATCCAGCGACGGAGCCTTCAGCCGTTTAAAGGAGCTTCAAGTGCTAAATCTGTCAGAGAATTATTgggacagtgacacagtgactgtACATCTGAAAAATCTGTCTTCACTGGAAGTATTACATCTTTCAGGGAACTTATTGATGAAACTTACACCTGATATGTTTTGTGAGCTGCTGCTTTTGAAATATATCTTCCTTGAAAAAAACTATATCACAGAAATAGCCGCGGGAGCCTTTGAGTGTTTACCAAACTTGGTTGAACTAAACTTGGCCATGAATTCACTTTCTTGCATTTCCAACTTCAATCTTCCAAAGCTCCGGGTCTTGAACCTGAGCAGAAACGGCATTGAATTCTTCATAACCAACGAGAATGAGGAAGAGTACCGTCTTCAAGTGCTTGATCTGAGTCACAACAGGTTGTTTCATTTTCCATTTCTTCCAAGACTGCATCAGATAAAACATTTGAATTTGTCTAACAATTTAATGATCAGTGTAACACCTGATCTATTGAACAATTCAGCTGAATGGGACATAAGAAACAGATATGAAGAATTTTCGGTGTTTAGCAAGACATCCAACCACAGTGCCCACGCAAGTTTATCAGAAGTAATATTTCTGGATTTAAGTAACAATGTACTGCTGGACATATCACATGGTTTTCTGAACAAATTTAGTTCCCTCCAACACTTGAACCTCAGTGGAAACTGTTTTCAGAATTTTAGCATAGAAAATGGTGATGAATTGAATTTTCTGTCTTCTCTAGATCTGAGTGACAATATACTCGACAATCTATCTGTGGGGGCAGATAATCAGAAGCTCCTGTCTTTAAGATACTTGTACCTTCAAAATAATTCCATTCGGTTATTACCCTCGCTGCTTTTTAAAGCTCTTCCCAAAATAGAAAAAGTCAATCTTGCGAACAATAATGTGAAGATTTGCAACGTGGCAAATGAAATCATGGGGTATGATGGCCAAATTCAACAGACCCATAATAAAAATAATACGTGTGTGTCTTTTTCTGGAATCCCTTCTCTTAAGTACCTCAACCTCGATGGAAATAATATTACACAGTTGGCACCTTACACATTCTATCAGACCCCTTTGGTATATTTGGATGTTTCAAGAAATAAATACCTGGAAGTACCCAGGCAGGCCCTGGCAGGCTTAGAACAATCTTTGCAATATCTCTCTTTAAGATGGAATTCGATCCAAACCTCCAAAGTCACTCTGACATGCCTGAGTCACCTCCAAAATTTGGATTTGTCACACAATCAGTTAGAATTTTTACCCGATGGCATTGGATGTTCTCCATTGCAAATCCTGGATATTCGGGGCAACAATCTTCATGTTCTTCAAGACTTAATAATTAGAAACGTGTCCCAAACTCTTAAAACACTGTACTTGAGTGGAAATTATTTTAATTGTTGCGCATTGACCTGGCTGGATGCACTGAATAGTACTAATGTTGAAATACCAGATATGGGTAAAGCTGAATGCTTTTACCCAAAGCAGAATGATTCTTCAACAGTCCAATTATTAAATGATCACTCGGAGGAATGTCATGCCGAAAGCATCACAAAAGTCAGTCCCCTCCTGATTCTAATATCTGCACTTGCCTTTCTACTGGTTATTGGATCTGTGATAACATTAATTGTCGGGGAGTGCTGCAGATTGTGTCTGAACTCTGGAGAGGAGAGTCTTGAGACAGACACTGATCCAGTTCAAACAAAGAGTGAACGCCAGCTGTCTCTAAGCGTCATTAAAATACAAACATAA